Proteins encoded within one genomic window of Thermodesulfobacteriota bacterium:
- the rplK gene encoding 50S ribosomal protein L11, protein MKKIDGYIKLLVEAGKANPSPPVGPALGQRGVNIMEFCKAFNAKTQKMEGVLPVVVTVYADKSFSFEVKSPPVSYLLKKIAKVQKGSGEVPKKKVGKVTRAQVEEIAKTKMPDLNTDNLDAAMKIVSGTARSMGIEVV, encoded by the coding sequence ATGAAAAAGATAGACGGATACATTAAGCTCCTTGTCGAGGCCGGAAAGGCGAACCCGTCGCCCCCTGTGGGGCCCGCGCTCGGTCAGAGGGGCGTCAATATCATGGAGTTTTGCAAGGCCTTCAACGCCAAGACGCAGAAGATGGAAGGTGTACTCCCGGTAGTCGTCACAGTCTATGCGGACAAATCCTTTTCGTTCGAGGTGAAGTCGCCGCCGGTGTCTTATCTTCTTAAGAAGATAGCAAAGGTTCAAAAGGGTTCCGGTGAGGTTCCGAAGAAGAAGGTCGGGAAGGTGACCAGGGCACAGGTCGAAGAAATCGCGAAAACGAAGATGCCGGACCTTAACACCGATAACCTCGACGCGGCAATGAAGATCGTTTCCGGGACCGCGAGGAGCATGGGTATAGAAGTCGTCTGA
- the rplA gene encoding 50S ribosomal protein L1, giving the protein MPKHGKKYDEVKKSVDTKATYGLDQAMKLLEETKTARFDETVEVAVKLGIDPRQANQQIRAGMVLPHGIGKDIRVAVFAKDEKQKEARDAGADHVGLDDLIEKISGEGWLEFDISIATPDVMNIVAKLGKVLGPRGLMPSPKVGTVTFDVAQAVKEAKAGRIEVKNDKGGVVHAPIGKVSFGPERLKDNFLVFMDTLIKMKPATSKGTFVKRITVANTMGPGIKVDFIDVRDELKGARVAA; this is encoded by the coding sequence ATGCCAAAGCACGGTAAAAAATACGACGAAGTGAAGAAGTCGGTCGATACTAAGGCGACCTACGGCCTCGACCAGGCCATGAAGCTCCTGGAAGAGACGAAGACGGCCCGGTTCGACGAGACGGTCGAGGTTGCGGTCAAGCTGGGGATAGACCCGAGGCAGGCCAACCAGCAGATAAGGGCCGGTATGGTGCTCCCGCACGGTATCGGCAAGGACATAAGGGTTGCGGTATTCGCCAAGGACGAGAAACAAAAAGAGGCCAGGGATGCCGGGGCCGACCACGTTGGCCTCGACGACCTCATAGAAAAAATATCGGGCGAAGGCTGGCTCGAGTTCGATATTTCCATAGCGACGCCGGACGTTATGAACATAGTGGCCAAGCTCGGTAAGGTGCTCGGCCCGAGGGGGCTCATGCCGAGCCCGAAGGTCGGTACGGTAACGTTCGACGTGGCCCAGGCGGTGAAGGAGGCCAAGGCCGGCCGTATCGAGGTCAAGAACGATAAGGGCGGAGTGGTTCACGCGCCTATAGGCAAGGTTTCTTTCGGCCCGGAAAGACTAAAGGATAACTTTCTCGTCTTCATGGATACGCTGATTAAAATGAAACCGGCGACATCCAAGGGCACATTCGTCAAAAGGATCACGGTCGCCAATACAATGGGGCCGGGGATCAAGGTCGATTTCATCGACGTGCGCGACGAGCTGAAAGGGGCCCGTGTGGCGGCGTAA
- the rplJ gene encoding 50S ribosomal protein L10: MLSKAAKNELVERYSAVFKANPSVMVVEYKGLTVKELEGLRDNLKKAGTELKVVKNTLLRIAAKDTEIERIGELFVGPTAVAICESDPATAAKVFVDSAKKIPNLKLKGGIVEGTVVDESGITDISKLPTRQELIAQFVGLLAAPMSNLLGAITQMQSKVLYALDAVKEKKEKEGN; this comes from the coding sequence ATGCTGAGTAAAGCTGCAAAAAACGAGCTGGTTGAAAGGTATAGCGCCGTCTTTAAGGCCAATCCCTCGGTTATGGTCGTCGAGTACAAGGGGCTTACGGTGAAGGAGCTCGAGGGGCTCCGTGACAACCTCAAAAAGGCGGGGACAGAGCTTAAAGTGGTGAAGAATACCCTTTTGCGGATAGCCGCAAAAGACACCGAAATTGAGCGCATCGGAGAATTGTTCGTGGGCCCGACGGCGGTCGCGATATGCGAAAGCGATCCTGCGACGGCTGCGAAGGTGTTTGTCGATTCTGCGAAGAAGATTCCGAATCTCAAGCTCAAGGGCGGTATAGTCGAGGGCACTGTAGTCGACGAGAGCGGTATTACGGATATTTCCAAGCTGCCTACGAGGCAGGAGCTCATAGCCCAGTTCGTAGGGCTTCTGGCTGCCCCGATGTCGAACCTCCTGGGCGCGATCACCCAGATGCAGAGCAAGGTGCTCTATGCGCTGGACGCCGTGAAGGAAAAGAAAGAAAAAGAAGGAAATTAA
- the rplL gene encoding 50S ribosomal protein L7/L12 has product MADITRSDVIEYLGKASMLEISELIKEIEDKFDVKAAAPQVAVAAAPGAAGGEAAAEQAEKTEFNVILKAAGANKIQVIKAVREVTSLGLKEAKELVEGAPKAVKEGVDKQEAENIKKKLEESGAEVEVN; this is encoded by the coding sequence ATGGCTGACATTACGAGAAGTGACGTCATCGAATATCTCGGCAAGGCTAGCATGCTCGAAATTTCGGAGTTGATAAAGGAAATCGAAGACAAATTCGACGTTAAGGCTGCGGCTCCCCAGGTGGCGGTTGCGGCGGCTCCCGGCGCAGCGGGCGGAGAGGCTGCCGCTGAACAGGCTGAAAAGACCGAGTTCAACGTTATACTCAAGGCTGCGGGAGCGAACAAGATCCAGGTCATCAAGGCCGTGAGAGAAGTGACCTCGCTCGGTCTCAAGGAAGCCAAGGAGCTCGTAGAGGGTGCCCCCAAGGCGGTAAAAGAAGGTGTAGACAAGCAGGAAGCCGAGAATATAAAGAAAAAGCTCGAAGAATCCGGCGCCGAAGTAGAAGTCAATTAG